One Gammaproteobacteria bacterium DNA window includes the following coding sequences:
- a CDS encoding helix-turn-helix domain-containing protein: MDYYSLSDKAIEKQLGQRLRALRLRNNITQQELAQSTNLSLNAIKAMENGRFKASTLIAVLRELGALEELEHFVPDTPISPLQLAKMQGRQRERASGKRQKNTRDESQW, from the coding sequence ATGGATTACTATTCTCTTTCCGACAAAGCCATAGAAAAACAGCTGGGCCAACGCCTGCGTGCCCTGCGTTTGCGCAACAACATTACCCAACAGGAGCTGGCCCAATCCACCAACCTGTCGCTCAATGCCATTAAAGCCATGGAGAATGGGCGCTTCAAGGCTTCCACGCTCATTGCTGTCTTGCGCGAACTGGGCGCTTTGGAAGAGTTGGAACATTTTGTTCCCGACACCCCCATTAGCCCACTACAGTTGGCCAAAATGCAGGGCCGTCAACGCGAGCGCGCCTCCGGCAAACGACAGAAAAATACCAGAGACGAATCCCAATGGTAA